A genomic window from Micromonospora sp. WMMA1947 includes:
- a CDS encoding M28 family peptidase, translating to MRRRTPTTSLALALVATLTTASLAGTASAAPAPASAPAPAVAALAAPDVSLSNIQAHLSQFNSIATSNGGNRRSGSAGYTASVNYVKGKLQAAGYTVTEQNCSTCTYPGNNLIAEWPQGPSDQVVMFGAHLDGVAAGPGINDNASGSSVLLENALVLAAQNPTMTKRVRFAWWNGEEQGLQGSKHYVNQLSSTQRGYIKGYYNFDMVGSPNGGYFINRITSATAAPLKAYWDSFGISPEENTEGQGRSDDYSFANAGIQTSGYAAGASYTKSSAQASKWGGTAGAAYDGCYHRSCDNTSNINTTILNRAADGVAYAIWALAVGGGTPTNDFSVSVSPTSGSVARGGSTTATVSTATTAGSAQTVSLSASGAPSGVSVSFSPSSVTSGGSSTMTVSASSSATTGTFTLTVTGTGSATRTASYTITVTGGSGGCTGGQLIGNSSFESGTTPWTASSGVITNSSSQAARTGSYKAWMNGYGSSRTDTLSQSVTLPAGCSSYTFSFWLHIDTAETTSSVAYDKLTVQVGSTTLATYSNLNKATGYTQRTFNLAAYAGQTVTLKWTGVEDSSLQTSFVVDDVTLQVG from the coding sequence ATGAGACGCAGAACGCCGACCACGAGCCTCGCGCTCGCCCTCGTCGCCACCCTGACGACGGCGAGCCTGGCCGGCACCGCCTCCGCCGCGCCCGCTCCGGCCTCCGCCCCCGCCCCGGCCGTCGCCGCGCTCGCCGCGCCGGACGTCTCCCTCAGCAACATCCAGGCCCACCTCAGCCAGTTCAACTCCATCGCCACCAGCAACGGGGGCAACCGGCGCTCCGGCTCGGCCGGCTACACGGCGTCGGTCAACTACGTCAAGGGCAAGCTCCAGGCCGCCGGCTACACGGTCACCGAGCAGAACTGCTCCACCTGCACCTACCCGGGCAACAACCTGATCGCCGAGTGGCCGCAGGGCCCCTCGGACCAGGTCGTCATGTTCGGCGCGCACCTGGACGGCGTCGCCGCCGGCCCCGGCATCAACGACAACGCCTCCGGTTCGTCGGTGCTGCTGGAGAACGCGCTGGTACTGGCCGCGCAGAACCCGACCATGACCAAGCGGGTCCGGTTCGCCTGGTGGAACGGCGAGGAGCAGGGGCTGCAGGGCTCCAAGCACTACGTCAACCAGCTCAGCTCCACCCAGCGCGGCTACATCAAGGGCTACTACAACTTCGACATGGTGGGTTCGCCCAACGGCGGCTACTTCATCAACCGGATCACCTCGGCCACCGCCGCGCCGCTGAAGGCGTACTGGGACTCGTTCGGCATCTCGCCGGAGGAGAACACCGAGGGGCAGGGCCGCTCCGACGACTACTCGTTCGCCAACGCCGGCATCCAGACCTCCGGCTACGCGGCGGGCGCCAGCTACACCAAGTCCTCGGCGCAGGCCAGCAAGTGGGGCGGCACCGCGGGCGCGGCGTACGACGGCTGCTACCACCGCTCCTGCGACAACACCAGCAACATCAACACGACCATCCTGAACCGGGCCGCGGACGGCGTGGCGTACGCGATCTGGGCGCTCGCGGTCGGCGGCGGCACGCCCACCAACGACTTCTCCGTCTCGGTGAGCCCCACCTCCGGCAGCGTCGCCCGGGGTGGCTCCACCACCGCCACGGTCAGCACCGCCACCACCGCCGGCAGCGCGCAGACCGTCTCGTTGTCCGCCAGCGGCGCCCCGAGCGGGGTCTCGGTGAGCTTCAGCCCGTCGTCGGTCACGTCGGGCGGCTCGTCCACCATGACGGTCAGCGCCTCGTCGTCGGCCACCACCGGCACGTTCACGCTCACCGTGACCGGCACCGGTTCGGCCACCCGCACCGCCAGCTACACGATCACCGTGACCGGCGGCAGCGGCGGCTGCACCGGCGGGCAGCTCATCGGCAACAGCAGCTTCGAGTCCGGCACCACGCCGTGGACCGCCAGCTCCGGCGTGATCACCAACAGCTCCAGCCAGGCGGCCCGCACCGGGTCGTACAAGGCGTGGATGAACGGGTACGGCTCCTCGCGGACCGACACGCTGTCCCAGTCGGTCACGCTGCCGGCCGGGTGCAGCAGCTACACGTTCTCGTTCTGGCTGCACATCGACACGGCCGAGACGACCAGCTCGGTCGCGTACGACAAGCTCACCGTGCAGGTCGGCTCGACCACGCTGGCCACGTACTCGAACCTGAACAAGGCCACCGGCTACACCCAGCGCACCTTCAACCTGGCCGCGTACGCCGGTCAGACGGTCACGCTCAAGTGGACCGGGGTCGAGGACTCCTCGTTGCAGACCAGCTTCGTCGTCGACGACGTGACGCTGCAGGTCGGCTGA
- the fmt gene encoding methionyl-tRNA formyltransferase, whose product MRLVFAGTPAVAVPALDAIAASGHELLAVVTRPDAPAGRGRGLVRSPVGAWADAHGVEVLTPARPREPEFLDRLRELAPDCVPVVAYGALVPPVALEIPRHGWINLHFSLLPAWRGAAPVQHAVLHGDELTGASVFELEAGLDTGPVYGTVTDEIRPADTSGDLLERLAHSGAGLLVAVLDAIGAGTARAVPQPADGVSLAPKLTVEDARVRWGDPAFAVDRRIRACTPAPGPWTTFRDDRVKLGPVTPVADGPELKPGELHVEKSGVLVGTATTPVRLGEVRAAGKKAMPAGDWARGARVTAGEVFA is encoded by the coding sequence ATGCGCCTGGTCTTCGCCGGCACCCCGGCGGTCGCCGTACCGGCCCTGGACGCGATCGCCGCTTCCGGGCACGAGTTGCTCGCCGTGGTCACCCGCCCCGACGCCCCGGCCGGTCGTGGCCGGGGACTGGTCCGCTCGCCGGTCGGCGCGTGGGCCGACGCGCACGGCGTCGAGGTGCTCACCCCGGCCCGCCCGCGCGAGCCGGAGTTCCTCGACCGGCTGCGCGAGCTGGCGCCGGACTGCGTACCGGTGGTCGCCTACGGCGCGCTGGTGCCGCCGGTGGCGCTGGAGATCCCCCGGCACGGCTGGATCAACCTGCACTTCTCGCTGCTGCCCGCCTGGCGTGGCGCCGCGCCGGTGCAGCACGCCGTGCTGCACGGCGACGAGCTGACCGGGGCCAGCGTCTTCGAGCTGGAGGCGGGGCTGGACACCGGCCCGGTCTACGGCACCGTCACCGACGAGATCCGCCCCGCCGACACCTCCGGTGACCTGCTGGAACGGCTCGCGCACTCCGGCGCCGGGCTGCTGGTCGCCGTCCTGGACGCGATCGGCGCCGGCACCGCCCGCGCCGTGCCGCAGCCCGCCGACGGCGTCTCGCTCGCCCCGAAGCTGACGGTGGAGGACGCCCGGGTCCGCTGGGGCGACCCCGCGTTCGCGGTGGACCGGCGCATCCGCGCCTGCACGCCCGCGCCCGGCCCGTGGACCACGTTCCGCGACGACCGGGTCAAGCTCGGCCCGGTCACACCGGTGGCCGACGGCCCGGAGCTGAAGCCGGGGGAGCTGCACGTGGAGAAGTCGGGCGTGCTCGTCGGCACCGCCACCACGCCGGTGCGCCTCGGCGAGGTGCGCGCCGCCGGCAAGAAGGCCATGCCCGCCGGCGACTGGGCGCGCGGCGCCCGGGTCACCGCCGGCGAGGTGTTCGCGTGA
- a CDS encoding transcription antitermination factor NusB: MTGPSRPDRFGDRERGTRQRADRPAADRRAGDRSGGDRERGDRRGGDRFGGDRRGGRPARPAVDLPRQVAYEAIAAVHRDDAYANLVLPAMLREAGLTGRDAAFATELTYGTLRHTGTLDAIVTDAAGRDVQRIDPPVRDALRLGAYQILHTRVPAHAAVSSTVDLVRSVGPGATGFANAVLREITSRDADAWVAKLAPSEETDPIGHLALAYSHPQWIARSFAEALGGDMGETTRLLIEDNERPPVHLCARPGLADPVALADEVGGAPGAFSPYAVYLPGGAPGELAAVADGRAHVQDEGSQLVADALAAAPLDGPDGRWLDLCAGPGGKSGLLGALAATRGARLTAVEVAEHRARLVEQATRGLPVTVLHTDGRSVGSDPKLPEGHFDRVLVDAPCTGLGALRRRPEARWRRQPSDLPPLTRLQRELLTAALRAARPGGLVAYVTCSPHVVETHVTVTEAARRCGFGVDFVDARPLLPAGMPGLGDGPTVQLWPHRHGTDAMFLAVLRRT; encoded by the coding sequence GTGACGGGGCCGTCGCGTCCGGACCGGTTCGGCGACCGTGAGCGCGGTACCCGGCAGCGCGCCGACCGGCCCGCCGCGGACCGGCGTGCCGGCGACCGGTCCGGCGGTGACCGTGAGCGCGGCGACCGGCGTGGCGGGGACCGGTTCGGCGGGGACCGGCGGGGCGGGCGTCCGGCCCGTCCGGCCGTCGACCTGCCCCGGCAGGTCGCGTACGAGGCGATCGCGGCGGTGCACCGCGACGACGCGTACGCCAACCTGGTGCTCCCGGCGATGCTGCGCGAGGCCGGGCTGACCGGCCGGGACGCCGCGTTCGCCACCGAGCTGACCTACGGCACGCTGCGGCACACCGGCACGCTCGACGCGATCGTCACCGACGCGGCCGGGCGGGACGTGCAGCGCATCGACCCGCCGGTGCGCGACGCGCTGCGGCTCGGGGCGTACCAGATCCTGCACACCCGGGTGCCCGCGCACGCCGCGGTGTCGTCCACCGTCGACCTGGTCCGGTCGGTGGGACCGGGCGCCACCGGGTTCGCCAACGCGGTGCTGCGGGAGATCACCAGCCGGGACGCCGACGCCTGGGTGGCCAAGCTCGCCCCGTCCGAGGAGACCGACCCGATCGGGCACCTCGCGCTGGCGTACAGCCATCCCCAGTGGATCGCGCGGTCGTTCGCGGAGGCGCTCGGCGGCGACATGGGTGAGACGACCCGGCTGCTCATCGAGGACAACGAGCGCCCGCCGGTGCACCTGTGCGCCCGGCCGGGCCTGGCCGACCCGGTGGCGCTGGCCGACGAGGTGGGCGGCGCGCCCGGCGCGTTCTCGCCGTACGCGGTCTACCTGCCCGGCGGGGCGCCGGGTGAGCTGGCGGCGGTGGCCGACGGCCGCGCGCACGTGCAGGACGAGGGGTCCCAGCTGGTGGCGGACGCGCTGGCGGCGGCCCCGCTGGACGGCCCGGACGGCCGGTGGCTGGACCTGTGCGCCGGCCCGGGCGGCAAGTCCGGCCTGCTCGGCGCGCTCGCCGCGACCCGTGGCGCACGGCTGACGGCGGTCGAGGTGGCCGAGCACCGGGCGCGGCTGGTGGAGCAGGCCACCCGTGGGCTGCCGGTGACGGTGCTGCACACCGACGGGCGCAGCGTGGGCAGCGACCCGAAGCTGCCGGAGGGGCACTTCGACCGGGTGCTCGTGGACGCGCCGTGCACCGGGCTGGGCGCGCTGCGCCGCCGCCCGGAGGCGCGGTGGCGCCGCCAGCCGTCGGACCTGCCGCCGCTGACCCGGTTGCAGCGCGAACTGCTCACCGCCGCGCTGCGGGCGGCCCGGCCGGGTGGCCTGGTCGCGTACGTGACCTGCTCGCCGCACGTGGTGGAGACGCACGTGACGGTGACCGAGGCGGCCCGGCGGTGCGGTTTCGGCGTCGACTTCGTCGACGCGCGGCCGCTGCTGCCGGCGGGCATGCCGGGCCTGGGTGACGGGCCCACGGTGCAGCTGTGGCCGCACCGCCACGGCACCGACGCCATGTTTCTGGCGGTTCTCCGCCGGACCTGA
- a CDS encoding AAA family ATPase, translating into MTVRQSIVFNGDLGSGKSTVSVEIAKRLGLRRVSVGDLYRQMAQERQMTALQLNLHAELDQAVDGYVDQLQRDIAASGESLVMDSRLAWHFFTDALKVHMITEPTEAARRVLARPSGPAESYTSLEEARAKLRERSESERGRFIVRYGVDKARLRNYDLVCDTTRANPEQVIAHVIDVYEGRLGADVLRAGQPLLLLDPARVYPTEDVSTLRGLWDSDVAAEAAGGDGEPEPLSIGYTGEYFFVVDGHRRLSAAVRAGLPMVAARLVAEVEEPVVGGISAVEFFTAQARPGLIHDWEDAHGITLPLPEHALLGSGPVLAGEPGAGA; encoded by the coding sequence GTGACCGTTCGTCAGTCGATCGTCTTCAACGGTGACCTCGGCAGTGGCAAGAGCACCGTCTCGGTCGAGATCGCCAAGCGGCTGGGGCTGCGCCGGGTCAGCGTCGGCGACCTCTACCGCCAGATGGCCCAGGAGCGGCAGATGACCGCCCTCCAGCTCAACCTGCACGCCGAGCTGGACCAGGCCGTCGACGGCTACGTCGACCAGCTCCAGCGCGACATCGCCGCCTCCGGCGAGTCCCTGGTCATGGACTCCCGCCTGGCGTGGCACTTCTTCACCGACGCGCTCAAGGTGCACATGATCACCGAGCCGACCGAGGCGGCCCGGCGCGTGCTGGCCCGCCCGTCCGGCCCGGCCGAGAGCTACACCTCGCTGGAGGAGGCGCGGGCCAAGCTGCGCGAGCGCAGCGAGAGCGAGCGCGGCCGGTTCATCGTGCGGTACGGCGTCGACAAGGCCCGCCTGCGCAACTACGACCTGGTCTGCGACACCACCCGGGCCAACCCGGAGCAGGTCATCGCGCACGTCATCGACGTCTACGAGGGCCGTCTCGGCGCCGACGTGCTGCGCGCCGGCCAGCCGCTGCTGCTGCTCGACCCGGCCCGGGTGTACCCCACCGAGGACGTGTCGACGCTGCGCGGTCTCTGGGACTCCGACGTCGCGGCCGAGGCGGCCGGCGGCGACGGGGAGCCGGAGCCGCTGAGCATCGGCTACACCGGCGAGTACTTCTTCGTCGTCGACGGGCACCGGCGGCTCAGCGCCGCCGTGCGCGCCGGCCTGCCGATGGTCGCGGCCCGGCTGGTCGCCGAGGTGGAGGAGCCGGTGGTCGGCGGGATCAGCGCCGTCGAGTTCTTCACCGCGCAGGCCCGGCCGGGCCTGATCCACGACTGGGAGGACGCGCACGGCATCACGCTGCCGCTGCCGGAGCACGCGCTGCTCGGCAGCGGCCCGGTGCTCGCCGGGGAGCCGGGCGCCGGCGCCTGA
- a CDS encoding cytochrome P450, which produces MDPTDALALLMSPEGRLDPYPTYERLRAHGPVVQAGPVFYVVTGYAEADAILRDAQFGVMDDALRDQFLPGWRDSPAMLSISRSMLRTNPPDHSRMRRLAAGAFTPRRIAAMRDVVRAQADELVDAMLTADEPVDFMGAFAYPLPVGVICALLGVPSADRPLFRRWAADLTGALEPEITADELAVADRGAAELRAYFTELVAARRRAPADDLTTALVQAHDGGDRLSGDELLANLIVLLVAGFETTTNLLGNGLVALLAHPGAAAALRERPDLAPAYVDELLRYDSPVQLTSRMSTAPARYGEVDLPPASWVIVLLGAANRDPRRYPDPARFDPWRAQIAPLSFGAGPHYCLGAALARLEAQVAFPLLLRRLPEMALAGRPERRVRLTLRGHATLPVRVGREAAPVTVPGTRPGAAGPTP; this is translated from the coding sequence GTGGATCCCACCGACGCGCTCGCGCTGCTGATGTCCCCCGAGGGGCGCCTCGACCCCTACCCGACGTACGAGCGGCTGCGCGCGCACGGCCCGGTGGTCCAGGCCGGGCCGGTCTTCTACGTGGTCACCGGGTACGCGGAGGCCGACGCGATCCTGCGCGACGCCCAGTTCGGGGTGATGGACGACGCGCTGCGCGACCAGTTCCTGCCCGGCTGGCGGGACAGCCCGGCGATGCTGTCGATCTCCCGGTCGATGCTGCGCACCAACCCGCCCGACCACAGCCGGATGCGACGGCTGGCCGCGGGCGCGTTCACCCCGCGCCGGATCGCCGCCATGCGCGACGTGGTGCGGGCGCAGGCCGACGAGCTGGTCGACGCGATGCTCACCGCCGACGAGCCGGTCGACTTCATGGGCGCGTTCGCGTACCCGCTTCCGGTCGGGGTGATCTGCGCGCTGCTCGGCGTCCCGTCGGCGGACCGGCCGCTGTTCCGGCGCTGGGCCGCCGACCTGACCGGCGCGCTCGAACCGGAGATCACCGCCGACGAGCTCGCCGTGGCCGACCGGGGAGCGGCGGAGCTGCGCGCCTACTTCACCGAGCTGGTGGCGGCCCGCCGCCGGGCGCCGGCCGACGACCTCACCACCGCGCTGGTCCAGGCCCACGACGGCGGCGACCGGCTCTCCGGCGACGAGCTGCTGGCGAACCTGATCGTGCTGCTGGTGGCCGGCTTCGAGACCACCACGAATCTGCTCGGCAACGGCCTGGTGGCGCTGCTGGCGCATCCGGGCGCCGCGGCGGCGCTGCGCGAGCGGCCCGACCTCGCCCCCGCCTACGTCGACGAGCTGCTGCGCTACGACTCGCCGGTGCAGCTCACCTCGCGGATGAGCACGGCGCCCGCCCGGTACGGCGAGGTCGACCTGCCGCCGGCGAGCTGGGTCATCGTGCTGCTTGGCGCGGCCAACCGCGATCCGCGCCGCTACCCGGATCCGGCCCGCTTCGACCCGTGGCGGGCGCAGATCGCGCCGCTGTCCTTCGGTGCCGGGCCGCACTACTGCCTCGGCGCGGCGCTGGCCCGGCTGGAGGCGCAGGTGGCGTTCCCGCTGCTGCTGCGCCGGCTGCCGGAGATGGCCCTCGCGGGCCGGCCCGAGCGGCGGGTGCGGCTCACCCTGCGTGGTCACGCCACGCTGCCGGTGCGGGTGGGGCGGGAGGCGGCCCCGGTCACCGTTCCCGGTACGCGACCCGGGGCGGCCGGGCCGACTCCGTAG
- the def gene encoding peptide deformylase, with product MTVQPIRLFGDPVLRTPADPVVDFDVELRKLIADLTDTMREQSGAGLAAPQLGVGLRVFTFDVDDVLGHLVNPVLEFPDEEEQDGPEGCLSIPGLYFDTKRRQNVIAKGFNGYGDPLQIVGTGLMARCVQHETDHLDGVLFVDRLDPAGRKEAMKAIRQAEWYDQAAPPTVKLSPHAAGNPFGLGR from the coding sequence GTGACCGTCCAGCCCATCCGTCTGTTCGGCGATCCGGTGCTGCGCACGCCGGCCGACCCGGTCGTCGACTTCGACGTCGAGCTGCGCAAGCTGATCGCCGACCTGACCGACACGATGCGCGAGCAGAGCGGCGCCGGCCTGGCCGCGCCGCAGCTCGGGGTGGGCCTGCGGGTGTTCACCTTCGACGTCGACGACGTCCTCGGCCACCTGGTCAACCCGGTGCTGGAGTTCCCTGACGAGGAGGAGCAGGACGGCCCGGAGGGCTGCCTGTCCATCCCCGGGCTCTACTTCGACACCAAGCGCCGGCAGAACGTGATCGCCAAGGGCTTCAACGGCTACGGCGACCCGCTGCAGATCGTCGGCACCGGCCTGATGGCCCGCTGCGTGCAGCACGAGACCGACCACCTCGACGGGGTCCTCTTCGTCGACCGGCTCGACCCGGCCGGCCGCAAGGAGGCCATGAAGGCGATCCGCCAGGCCGAGTGGTATGACCAGGCCGCGCCGCCCACCGTCAAGCTGAGCCCGCACGCCGCCGGCAACCCGTTCGGCCTGGGGCGGTGA